In the genome of Synchiropus splendidus isolate RoL2022-P1 chromosome 13, RoL_Sspl_1.0, whole genome shotgun sequence, the window CATTGTCATAGCTCAGATCATTGTCAAGGGGCTCAGGGCTGAGTTCATGCTCGTCAGGGTCCAAGAGGGTGTTATTGGAGTGCTCTGGACTAAGTTTAAATCCGTATGGGTCGTAAGAAGACTGACTGCATTGTTCATAGCTTAACTCAAAGCTCAGATCAGTCTTTTCAGTCTTGATACTGAGAACCTGATGGTCTTGTAAAACTGGCAGTAACTGGTCTTCAGGTTTCCTCTCCATGTAGCAATCCCACTCGCCTCCTTGACCGCAGGTGACCTCAAGAGACGgaatttcttctctgttggctGTGTGTTCTTTCTCAGACGGAGTTGTTTCACTTTTAGCTTCACCTGGAAGAGGACGAGAGTTAGACAAATTCCAAAAtccctatccatccatcatttatccAGTTGTCCAtgagtggccaaccagtcagtgACATGAAGAACCACATCAAGAACCATGTCCTTGCTATGAATGCACGTGTCTATATGCAAATGTGCAAGAGTGGGAGGTGAGACAGAGCAGAATCTACCATCTAGTTTTTCATCAGATGGATTTTAACACACCATCCTTTCACAGTTTGccctgaaaataaatgagaaccCCCTCAGCAGTACCAGCAGCCTAAATGTGCTTGAGTTGCCACCTGCCCACATCCGCATTTAAGTTTGGAGTTTAGAACTGCAGCCCCAGAGGAAACTCTCATCTCCAGTGAGTTAACCAAGCCCAGAGAAGCACAGGAAGACGGACGAGAGCAGCTGTTCCGCCGCCCAAAACTGAGCAGCAACTTTGATAACTTGGTCCACACCAAATGCATCAGATGTgtattattttagattttagaaAAAGGAACGGCacatttacacaacaaaatacacaaaagatGCATTTGCATGAAACAAGAGTTCCCTTTCACTCGTGGATGCTCCTCACAGATCATCCCTGACTCCTCAACATGCCattttcttcacctccaccttctgGCCACTAAATTCTGACCTCTACTCAAAGGACAAATATGTACAGTGTAAGTGTAGTACATACCTTGAATAAGTAAGTGTATTACATACCTTGATGGTCTCCACTCGGCTCGGCCCTGAGCTCCCCAGCGATTGACCCAAGGCTGTGCTCCTCGAtgtcagacggaggagagacTGCACTTAAGTCCAGCTCATAACCGTTTGGGTCAGACTCCACAGAAAACTGGCCCTGCGACTTCCACCCATGCACGGGCTCTGGACCAAGATCCTCAGATGAGCTTTGAATGGGCTTGAACCCACAGGAGTTGTCGGACCCCATGATAATGTCGAGGTTTTCTTGGCTGTAACTGATCTCAATATCGCTGTCTTCGTCTGGGAACTCAGACTCGAAGCACTGAGTACCTGTGGAAGCCTTGTTTTCGGCACAGGACAGACTGGTGTCTGCCTCGTCGAACACATTTCCTGTACCGTCGTCACTACCGGCCTTTTCGTCAGGGAACAGAACATCTGCTGCAAATGGGTTGCTTCCTTTAAATGGGTCAGAGGCAAATCCATCTGTTAAGAAAATTACATTGACCAATGACTTTTAAATACAAGTGTGGAGTCACATTTACACATTACACTTACACATTTGGACTGTCGCAGGAGCTAACAAAGCAATTCTGAAAGAAATAGCTTTTTAAAAATTTGTAAAATTGGTAATACCACAGCATTGAAGGGGCcataattcatatttttcttctgtgatcaaatctcacatactgATAGagcagcttcacatcaaaatcattttgaaatgtttgtaaAGTAAGTCATTCATATAAGTGATATGTAGTTAAACTTCACAAAATGGCCACCTCGCAAAATAACTTAATTACTCACCAGAAGAGTCTGTTTTTAGAAACAGGTCCTGATTGAAAAGTTCATCTgcaatgaaaatgacaaatgttgTAAAAAAGGACACTCTGGCGGTGAATGACTGGTGTACAGGGTGGATGTGGATACGCACGATTGCTCTGGCAGTGCACAAAGGGATCTGCTTGGTAAAAGTCCAGCTGCCTGTCAGGAAACTCCTCCCCCTCTGCCATTTTCACCTGCTCAATGTCGCCATCCTCTGATCTGTCCATCTGTGAGAGGACACAGCGTCCTTAAACTCGCCCTCACAAATGATGAATGTTTGTGGGGTTCACCTTTGATGAGCTGCTCCCACTGTCATCAGCTTCCTCTCTGGTGTCTGCTAGGCTGTTACAGAACGGTGCGCCGTTGGCCCCCTGATCACCCAAAAACACAAACTTACCCACGTCATGTTCCTGAAATTCACTCTAGACGCAGACACATCATGTCAACATCATCCACCACACACAAGTGATTAACGCTTAAGCACACAAGTTCTTTAATAAATTCTAGGTCCATATCAACATTTGTGCTGCTTCCacagaaggaaacaaaaaaacaaggagcAACAGATTAACTTGTTACAGTCTACTGCttgtgcttgactggttggatcAAAAGTCTCGAGGACTGAGTTGAATATCCCTGTGCTACAGGCTTGTTATCTGAAGCACTTATCAATCTGTGAAAGAAATCTAATGATCCCAtaatttttactttacttttttggTGTGATTAAGTGATAAAATTACTGCAGTAATTATACCAACCATCCAGGTGGCCATCATTTCAGTTTATAAATGACCACTTTAGATATCTGGAAAGCAACAGAGTGGTTAAATGAGTCCTTTTGATTTAGACGGTTGAATTCCAAACCGctcctaaaaaaaataaataaactacatGAATAACACCACGAAATATGAGAAAAGCACAACATTGTGTGGATGGACACTGTTGTAACCCACAACAAACCCACTTTCTGGCTTTGTacattacaaatatatttaaaaaaaaatactgggcAACTacaaatgtttggaaaaaccaaaaaaactgcCCAAAATGTGTggtaaaataaaagtatatgTCACCTACAGCACCACAGTTAACCTGTGGCGGCTTAGCTTAACCAAGACACTAACCATGATCAGGTCGGCGTAAGCAGGCAGCGATTGGCTCCGACCCCACGGCCTAATGGGAAGTGGCTCATCCTCAGTAGTGTCTGCAGGGGACATGGAGTCATCCAGCTGGCTTTCTGGAGTCACTGCACCTCCGGAGAGAGAGTACAGGGTGTTTTCCTCCTGCAGAGCAGTGACAGGACAGTTGATCAACCTGAAAGGTACGTGTCCAAATCTCTGACAAATAcgcattttattcagaaaagcAGGCGGTAACATCCCAAATGTCAAATGTGTTGAAACCAAAagtcaaatgatttttttgtttctctattTATCTGAGACCTTAGCCTATATGTGGTGCCAATAACAACAGAGAAGTCTGATGCTTCTACTCAAAGTAATCATGTTGTTAACACTGGTAAAAGGGACGACTATGAACTGACTATGGCCGGCGCCTGGCGACAGGATAATACGTACATTAGATGAGTGGATTTACTCCCACCTTcaactttgggtcacactgaagttCTTCTTTATGGCATACCTTCATCTCTAACAGCATTCAAGAAACAGCCCCTCATAATAGAGAtgtcaaagtggaatatttcattgaaaaaagtcTGGCACCCAAAGGGTTAAGTTACCAGTGACATGGGACCAGCTACACATTGCATCAAGTGCTCATCTCGCTGTTTATAGGACACATCTCATGCGCTTTGTGACATTTCAATTCCGCATTAGCAGATTTAATGACTCCAACGCGTAGACGGTAGGACTTCTAATGTGATACGATATTAGAGGACAGCAGTGTTAGCAGTGTCTGCTTTGTAACACTTTTTTTCTTAGCAAAAATGGGATGGACACTCCTGTCTGTGGGTATATGGGATCCTTCAAAGGATCCCATATacccacaaaaaaacaaaaccaaaaactacCTGCAGGATTTCTTCATAGGACTGCCTAATGGAGTCCTGCAGAGGACTGTTTCTCTCTCCTgcttcctccagcttcctcttgGCCAGCTTCACCTCCTCTCTCAGCTTCCTCAGCCTCCATCTGGCTCTGGCAAGTTCTCGCTCATACTCTTCCACCTGGCTCTCCTTCTGCACCTCCTCTGCCTGCAGGGACAGAATCTGCAAAAACAGATTTTAGACATTCAACAATTTGTCCAACCATTAttgggctgtcaatagattaaagaTTTGAATCCCAATGAATAGTGCTACGGCCATAGTTGAGGCGTGATGAATCACACTtcttgtatctgttctaaatgcaaCTTTAGGGAAGATGTGccaaaaatgttgagaattttATCAACGCAAGAGTGGCCATGCGTTTCTCACAACAACCTAAAATAATGTTAGTGAAATAGTTACAAtgtcaaatacatttcataaaaAACCTGAATATGAATTAGACATTTCTAGATGAGATGTGGATGGAAATCACAAAGACCTTGTTACAGTACGGTGTGGTTTTAATTGGCCACGTGGGGACATTAGGAACAGGTGCCTGTGAGGATTATCTGATTCATCAACAGTTGAATCGATTCTTAAAATAATTGTTAGCCCTAGTTTTTAATGTTAATTAGCAGAGCCAACTATAATTGCCGTTGTTCACATAAATAACTgattttatgatgatgtttaAGAGATTTCCACTGAGATGTCTGGCctgtcttctttctttctttctcttgccTGGGATGACACAGCAGCGGCCATTAAGAactctttatttacatttattttaagtttatattcctcaaatatataatatttcacAGTCTGACAGTAtgcagctacacacacacatacacaaaaatgTTAGTATTTGGGAACATTGTgcggtttctcattgccataatgctttccccagcctctcaccctaaacctaaccatccaaaacaaatggctaaccttaagcaggactctgaacaaaacttaaacccaactgtaatgacccagttagtttgaagtttaaatcctcaaattgtggcctaaccttgtggggtccaaccaaatgtctccacaaagtcattcagtcctcacaaggatagtgttttgtcaaaattggcccccacaaagtaggataaacaaagcacacacatgcacatcatATTTCAACTGCACAGAAGTATGACCCAACCTAACAAAACCTTTCATTCTCTGCACTCATGAGGTAGAAAATCTTGCtccacctcatttgtccaggttttcatttcatccatgatagattgttgttgttgtcagtttAACAATGGCTTCTGTCAcaatttgattcagattttgccCGCTCACTCCCATCCAATCAGTGATGTCGTGGGCATGTCATAAGCATAAGGAGGGGGTCCCAAACACTACAATACActagtacctcggttctcgactacaatccgttccagatggctgttcaagaagcaatttgttcgaaatctgaatcgattctTCCCATCACaattaatgtaaaaataaatttttgttttttttgtaggagtgaatgtagagtgtctgctgtagGTGTGCTGTTCGTGTATATGTGCGTGCTCatcgttatgttttttccagcttttttcggggccattcgagttctggattttcgttcaaaatccgcagcaaaaaaaatctcaaaatttttgttcgaactctgatttgttcgaggTCCCGGACGTTctaaaaccaaggtaccactgtaaccCCTTTCAGTCGTGGAAACGGCAAAATAAGTGTACcgacctgaaccaaactgagacGAACCACTTGGTGGCTGCAGTGAAGgactcactgtgactgaaatgcATCATCAATTGATGTGCTATATGACGTAGTGACACAGAACCTTGTATGGAGAATGTCATACTACTTTTTCTATGTCATGTCTCACCCCAGGAATTGTGCAGTTTAACCAGCAAAAACAAGTTGCGCAAAACAGTCACTCAATCCATGAAGATAGGACTCCATTGAAGTTCTATTGCTAGAAGACGACCATGCTTGTGCAGTACACTGTCAATTAATGTTGGCTGTTGTGGATGTGTTCTGTTAGATTTGTGGGGTTGCACAGTGTTGTTTACACATTGCTGCCGGATGTTTTTCTGAATGGGCAGCGTGTGTTGCTTCATTTTGattaaatacaaatgtgtgtaaaaAACCTGCTGAAAAGCCTTGAACCACCGCAACTTTCCGCGCTGATTTGAAGtttggtacacacacacacccgctcacacacacacacagccgtaCACACACCATTGACACATGAGACCGTAGGTGAACCTAATGTGATTACCTTCTGACTCTCTTCATAGCAGAGCTGTCGGGTGGTCTTGATTTGCTGCAACAACTTTTCCTTGTGTTTATCCAACTTCACCAGAGTTTCCTCAAGCTCCTGGCGGTCCGACTGTTGCTCCTGCAACTCCAGGTTTTCCACTGTAACTGCATTCTCCAACTCCTACAGACAACACAAGTGGTCTAAAAACCAGGAGCTCCATTGATCAAACTAAGTGCCTCCTTATTCTGTGGGAACTGCTAAATTTGGTTAACTGTGGTTCAGAACTAGCGTAACATTTTATCACAATTATTGAGCTTTGTTTCTTAGAGTCTGCACCCGTCAGGCTTGATAGAGTTTGAGCCCAAGCCAACCAAATTTGTACCACAGTTTTACTCCATTCCATTGTTAGAATTGTTCAAATAATACAATTTTCACTTTCACAAGTCTGCCCCCGCAATTCAGTCATTCAGAAGTGATTTCATAAATCACTACTCAATAAAGCACCCATCGAATTTAGAAGTAATTTGAAGTAGGAACTGATACTTCAAGAGCCACATCTTTTGATAGCTCCATTATGCAGTCTGCATATATTCAACATCATATCTCATCTAACGTCATATCTCCTTATAATGTGATAGCAGACAAGATTTGTGTTTGAACTTGAAATACCCAGGATGGCAGGTTGTCACACTTCCTGATGTTCATGACGCAAGTGTCTTTTATCATGTAGAGAACGCAGGAGTTCATGCTGAGCGCTAGCACAATAAACCAGTGGTGTGACACTTGCATACACGCATCACTGGATACAATGTCAGGAGGCTCGGATTGGAAATGCTGCCCAGTCACCACATTGAATGAAACAGTTTCTTTGGTCAAACATGAATTAGTCACACATGCataagacacagacacacacaccagcgctaGATGCTGCGGTCTTCTTACTCTTATTTCCGTTGATTTGGCGATGACTCGTTGATCCGTTTCAACAAGGTCCGTGTCCCTAGGAGACCGCCAGCAGAGGAGACATGAGTGTTTTAGCAAAGATGAGAGGGAGCAGTCATTTTTCCAGTCAGTCTTCCCTCCATCCTGCCCTCCTTCCCGCAAGCTCTCCATTTTTGCCTGCTGCACTGCTCGCTCCTCCATCGCTTCCAAGACTGCTTGTTACACTGCAGAGGGGGTGGAGCTACtcgtgtgtctgagtgtgtgtgtgtgtgtgtgttcaatgaTGCATCCGAGCACAATGCACCAATGTGAGGATGGAGAAAAAGAGGGGGATGATTCAGAGAGACAGTGTCAGAGGAAGGCCTCTCCACTCAGAGGAAATGGCTTTCATTCCAACACCAAcgtctccctgctgctgactaCTCACGCTTCTTGTTTCAACGTGTCCCCTCCTTTCAAACCACTGCAGTAGGCATCAATCTGACGAAGCCATTCATAAAAACCACCACGGAGCATCAGAGCCATCCAACCTTCAAATTAAGATTGGTTTGCACACCAGCATGGGGGAAAGTCACCGTTCAATTCCGCCTTATTAAATTTTTTCCGACAGATCATCAATGTATAATTagcgtattattattattatcattattatcattattattattaataatactactacgacaaataataataatactaataataatagcattAGCTTTTTTCCATTACCAAATATAATCTAACCATCTATCAAATATGATATACAGTAGCAATCATCGCCTTGAGCATCAGCTGAAACCAATCCAATCCAGTTGTGATACTCCACAGATGAGTGAGTGCTCATGAATTGCTTGCTGTAGGATGCAATGCTTTGTTATTGCAGTATACCCTCAGCACAACTAGACAACACCCCTGCCAGACAAATAGCAAGCAGCAAATATAgcagtatatacagtatgtactcCAGCATTTCCTCCCAAATTGCTCCTCAGCCAGCTCAGACACCTTTGCTTTTGTTAGGTCAGAAACTCAGTTTcagagaaataataaataacattaaaatgataaaagttgcttcaagttctttCATGTCCAGAATCTTCAACTGTGTAtgtgtaatgtgacttcaatatcAAGATGGAACAGTGTCAGATTACTTGTATGTCAAGATTCTAGACAGAAAGTCTTACTATAACATATAATCATTCagttaaatacatatttaatcaATCTATGCACTTCACAGACagaagttgtttttaatttaatttcacacatttttcattGATGACTTATTCACAAAGGTAGGAATTGTCCTTTCAAAGCCTTAATAGAGCTTTTATATTGaggttttccttcttcttttgtttccctGCTGCAGACGGCATTGCTGTAAGTATAAGTAAGTATACTGTACAAGAATAGAATTctgctgtgacaaagtaataaaccgGGCTTGACTGCGGTGTGCACGGGACGAGGGCATGAAATAACCAGCCATTTTCCTCTCCACACCAATGTCCATCATGCTACACTGCCACAGCAGTTTCATTAGATAGACTCATGCATCAGTCCATGAGGAGAGTCACTCgtgttgtcaaactgatcaGCTGCAGTGTGCACCGAGCTGACAAAGAGTAAGTTGCGATTTAAGGCCATTTAATCCTTCTTTCCATCTTTTAATGTAATGTGAGTTAGTTTAGGCACAAAATTCATGAAGACTGGAAATGGGGAGGGCTGTATGATGTGTTCACCTTCATCTCCCTCATGTCTCCGCAGTCAGAGCCTGAACAACAGTGATATTTGCTTGATGGAAACAAGCAGAACATAATTGATTTTAAAGAGAAAACAGCTCAGTATGGGAACAACTCCTAGATGTCAAACGGCTTTATGGATGCAGAATTCAAGCACTACAGTCCGCAGATGTCATCAGCTCTCCCGCTTGTCAGCGAGCAGCCGGAGTATTACTGTCTCGATCGCAGTATAAATGTCATTAACACAAACTGCCCAGGCCGCCACCTTTCTGACTACATCTTCTCCAGGGGTCTTTGATCAGCCTCTGTTACGGTCACCCAATGCTTGGACCCACACATTTTGACTTTTAGTGACTTGGTATCAATGAAAACTCTGGTAAATCTCTCAATGAACAGCATCCCTTTCTTCATATCTCCGGCCAGAATATGCCTTAAGTTCCAcaagcaacggacttcagtcgttatgaggtttctttctggatttttctgttaaCAACCAACATGATCATATGCACCGCCATAATCTATTATGTGTTTTaagcttgtttcaatgttttcacttagttttaatacgtttgaagATGTGAAATTTCATCTTAAAAAAGAGATGATTTATCTAAAGACGTGGTGGAtctcatttaagccatggcAGTGCACCATGCTGGATTACGTGTAGCGGAAACTCTGCAGGGAGACAGTGGTGTGGTGAGCTCCAGGGTGATGGTACAGTGATCAGTAGGGAGTTATGATGAGT includes:
- the LOC128769899 gene encoding uncharacterized protein LOC128769899 isoform X3; this translates as MMRFVLDCVRTSRAAKSQEEARDTDLVETDQRVIAKSTEIRVRRPQHLALELENAVTVENLELQEQQSDRQELEETLVKLDKHKEKLLQQIKTTRQLCYEESQKILSLQAEEVQKESQVEEYERELARARWRLRKLREEVKLAKRKLEEAGERNSPLQDSIRQSYEEILQEENTLYSLSGGAVTPESQLDDSMSPADTTEDEPLPIRPWGRSQSLPAYADLIMGANGAPFCNSLADTREEADDSGSSSSKMDRSEDGDIEQVKMAEGEEFPDRQLDFYQADPFVHCQSNHELFNQDLFLKTDSSDGFASDPFKGSNPFAADVLFPDEKAGSDDGTGNVFDEADTSLSCAENKASTGTQCFESEFPDEDSDIEISYSQENLDIIMGSDNSCGFKPIQSSSEDLGPEPVHGWKSQGQFSVESDPNGYELDLSAVSPPSDIEEHSLGSIAGELRAEPSGDHQGEAKSETTPSEKEHTANREEIPSLEVTCGQGGEWDCYMERKPEDQLLPVLQDHQVLSIKTEKTDLSFELSYEQCSQSSYDPYGFKLSPEHSNNTLLDPDEHELSPEPLDNDLSYDNDDQAGQSTHLDFDPYGFDIASAQIIQESDPYGFKLSPEDENQEVPELCDSANYESLDLSGFKNKEQVESFEYTNQEVLDPLENPEHCDNNQNISVQFCDSERSEVLVNISANSRELELLCDENQEIVDHCSPDNQEVVEPFSFRHEYKEETSNQELLKPYSSRDLDLLDFCPDNQEVPDLDTNQVPLNLVAKENQEVLDSCTYDNQEVLHDIGDEDLDPGCHDNQEVLDRYSKEVFPEKNNNNQCVLENECAVINSSDSDSATEDLLGLERSNTHTCIAPNTTKSFTKDPTSAPAPAGLLEGDLSSVFGAGGYIGCPDVADDLEPLDHREVKPVPEPVRPVRPPRPSLRAKEKAKFQNQGIDLK
- the LOC128769899 gene encoding uncharacterized protein LOC128769899 isoform X1 — encoded protein: MEERAVQQAKMESLREGGQDGGKTDWKNDCSLSSLLKHSCLLCWRSPRDTDLVETDQRVIAKSTEIRVRRPQHLALELENAVTVENLELQEQQSDRQELEETLVKLDKHKEKLLQQIKTTRQLCYEESQKILSLQAEEVQKESQVEEYERELARARWRLRKLREEVKLAKRKLEEAGERNSPLQDSIRQSYEEILQEENTLYSLSGGAVTPESQLDDSMSPADTTEDEPLPIRPWGRSQSLPAYADLIMGANGAPFCNSLADTREEADDSGSSSSKMDRSEDGDIEQVKMAEGEEFPDRQLDFYQADPFVHCQSNHELFNQDLFLKTDSSDGFASDPFKGSNPFAADVLFPDEKAGSDDGTGNVFDEADTSLSCAENKASTGTQCFESEFPDEDSDIEISYSQENLDIIMGSDNSCGFKPIQSSSEDLGPEPVHGWKSQGQFSVESDPNGYELDLSAVSPPSDIEEHSLGSIAGELRAEPSGDHQGEAKSETTPSEKEHTANREEIPSLEVTCGQGGEWDCYMERKPEDQLLPVLQDHQVLSIKTEKTDLSFELSYEQCSQSSYDPYGFKLSPEHSNNTLLDPDEHELSPEPLDNDLSYDNDDQAGQSTHLDFDPYGFDIASAQIIQESDPYGFKLSPEDENQEVPELCDSANYESLDLSGFKNKEQVESFEYTNQEVLDPLENPEHCDNNQNISVQFCDSERSEVLVNISANSRELELLCDENQEIVDHCSPDNQEVVEPFSFRHEYKEETSNQELLKPYSSRDLDLLDFCPDNQEVPDLDTNQVPLNLVAKENQEVLDSCTYDNQEVLHDIGDEDLDPGCHDNQEVLDRYSKEVFPEKNNNNQCVLENECAVINSSDSDSATEDLLGLERSNTHTCIAPNTTKSFTKDPTSAPAPAGLLEGDLSSVFGAGGYIGCPDVADDLEPLDHREVKPVPEPVRPVRPPRPSLRAKEKAKFQNQGIDLK
- the LOC128769899 gene encoding uncharacterized protein LOC128769899 isoform X4, which codes for MMRFVLDCVRTSRAAKSQEEARDTDLVETDQRVIAKSTEIRELENAVTVENLELQEQQSDRQELEETLVKLDKHKEKLLQQIKTTRQLCYEESQKILSLQAEEVQKESQVEEYERELARARWRLRKLREEVKLAKRKLEEAGERNSPLQDSIRQSYEEILQEENTLYSLSGGAVTPESQLDDSMSPADTTEDEPLPIRPWGRSQSLPAYADLIMGANGAPFCNSLADTREEADDSGSSSSKMDRSEDGDIEQVKMAEGEEFPDRQLDFYQADPFVHCQSNHELFNQDLFLKTDSSDGFASDPFKGSNPFAADVLFPDEKAGSDDGTGNVFDEADTSLSCAENKASTGTQCFESEFPDEDSDIEISYSQENLDIIMGSDNSCGFKPIQSSSEDLGPEPVHGWKSQGQFSVESDPNGYELDLSAVSPPSDIEEHSLGSIAGELRAEPSGDHQGEAKSETTPSEKEHTANREEIPSLEVTCGQGGEWDCYMERKPEDQLLPVLQDHQVLSIKTEKTDLSFELSYEQCSQSSYDPYGFKLSPEHSNNTLLDPDEHELSPEPLDNDLSYDNDDQAGQSTHLDFDPYGFDIASAQIIQESDPYGFKLSPEDENQEVPELCDSANYESLDLSGFKNKEQVESFEYTNQEVLDPLENPEHCDNNQNISVQFCDSERSEVLVNISANSRELELLCDENQEIVDHCSPDNQEVVEPFSFRHEYKEETSNQELLKPYSSRDLDLLDFCPDNQEVPDLDTNQVPLNLVAKENQEVLDSCTYDNQEVLHDIGDEDLDPGCHDNQEVLDRYSKEVFPEKNNNNQCVLENECAVINSSDSDSATEDLLGLERSNTHTCIAPNTTKSFTKDPTSAPAPAGLLEGDLSSVFGAGGYIGCPDVADDLEPLDHREVKPVPEPVRPVRPPRPSLRAKEKAKFQNQGIDLK
- the LOC128769899 gene encoding uncharacterized protein LOC128769899 isoform X2, with amino-acid sequence MEERAVQQAKMESLREGGQDGGKTDWKNDCSLSSLLKHSCLLCWRSPRDTDLVETDQRVIAKSTEIRELENAVTVENLELQEQQSDRQELEETLVKLDKHKEKLLQQIKTTRQLCYEESQKILSLQAEEVQKESQVEEYERELARARWRLRKLREEVKLAKRKLEEAGERNSPLQDSIRQSYEEILQEENTLYSLSGGAVTPESQLDDSMSPADTTEDEPLPIRPWGRSQSLPAYADLIMGANGAPFCNSLADTREEADDSGSSSSKMDRSEDGDIEQVKMAEGEEFPDRQLDFYQADPFVHCQSNHELFNQDLFLKTDSSDGFASDPFKGSNPFAADVLFPDEKAGSDDGTGNVFDEADTSLSCAENKASTGTQCFESEFPDEDSDIEISYSQENLDIIMGSDNSCGFKPIQSSSEDLGPEPVHGWKSQGQFSVESDPNGYELDLSAVSPPSDIEEHSLGSIAGELRAEPSGDHQGEAKSETTPSEKEHTANREEIPSLEVTCGQGGEWDCYMERKPEDQLLPVLQDHQVLSIKTEKTDLSFELSYEQCSQSSYDPYGFKLSPEHSNNTLLDPDEHELSPEPLDNDLSYDNDDQAGQSTHLDFDPYGFDIASAQIIQESDPYGFKLSPEDENQEVPELCDSANYESLDLSGFKNKEQVESFEYTNQEVLDPLENPEHCDNNQNISVQFCDSERSEVLVNISANSRELELLCDENQEIVDHCSPDNQEVVEPFSFRHEYKEETSNQELLKPYSSRDLDLLDFCPDNQEVPDLDTNQVPLNLVAKENQEVLDSCTYDNQEVLHDIGDEDLDPGCHDNQEVLDRYSKEVFPEKNNNNQCVLENECAVINSSDSDSATEDLLGLERSNTHTCIAPNTTKSFTKDPTSAPAPAGLLEGDLSSVFGAGGYIGCPDVADDLEPLDHREVKPVPEPVRPVRPPRPSLRAKEKAKFQNQGIDLK